Proteins co-encoded in one Deinococcota bacterium genomic window:
- a CDS encoding PIN domain nuclease, which produces MARYLADTNILLRFADLGADHHPLAAQALVSLALQGHVVLMVPQCLYEFWVVASRPTSRNGLGWEARQVRELVDKLMMRFPLVPDTPAVFTSWLELVSTHEVLGKQAHGARLVAAMRAQGIGRLLTLNSEDFKRYAEVQAVHPSEVTA; this is translated from the coding sequence ATGGCACGTTACCTCGCCGACACCAACATTCTGCTTCGTTTTGCCGACCTTGGAGCCGACCACCATCCGTTGGCGGCGCAGGCGCTGGTGTCGCTGGCGTTGCAGGGGCATGTCGTCCTCATGGTGCCGCAGTGCCTATACGAGTTTTGGGTGGTGGCAAGCAGGCCCACAAGCAGGAACGGCTTGGGCTGGGAGGCACGTCAAGTTAGAGAGCTGGTCGACAAGCTCATGATGAGGTTCCCGCTTGTGCCTGATACCCCGGCCGTGTTCACGAGTTGGCTCGAGCTCGTCTCGACCCACGAGGTTCTGGGCAAACAGGCCCATGGCGCCCGCCTCGTCGCGGCGATGAGGGCGCAGGGGATAGGACGCCTGCTCACGCTCAACAGCGAGGACTTCAAGCGCTATGCGGAAGTCCAAGCCGTTCATCCAAGTGAGGTCACGGCATGA